A region of Etheostoma cragini isolate CJK2018 chromosome 2, CSU_Ecrag_1.0, whole genome shotgun sequence DNA encodes the following proteins:
- the chrnb3a gene encoding neuronal acetylcholine receptor subunit beta-3a produces the protein MIRGSMKFSVAVLWFSLVLGKATMQAQEDFVSLAEMEDSLLRNLFRGYQKWVRPVQHSNDTITVCFGLKISQLVDVDEKNQLMTTNVWLWQEWIDVKLKWNPDDYGGITSIRVPSETIWLPDIVLYENADGRFEGSLMTKAIVRWDGTITWTPPASYKSSCTMDVTFFPFDRQNCSMKFGSWTYDGNMVDLVLVDHYVDRKDFFDNGEWEILNATGVRGSRIDGVYWYPFVTYSFILKRLPLFYTLFLIIPCLGLSFLTVLVFYLPSDEGEKLSLSTSVLVSLTVFLLVIEEIIPSSSKVIPLIGEYLLFIMIFVTFSIIVTVFVINVHHRSSASYHPMAPWVKSLFLQRLPRLLCMRGHTDRYHFPDMEMRSPELKARKGLGRRGDPSQQRSPLAGKEDENQAWLAMLEKATSSVRYISRHIKKEHFIREVVQDWKFVAQVLDRIFLWAFLTVAILGTVLIFTPALQMYFSTP, from the exons CTCAGGAAGACTTTGTGTCGCTGGCTGAGATGGAGGACTCCTTGTTGAGGAACCTTTTCAGGGGTTACCAGAAGTGGGTGCGGCCTGTCCAGCACTCCAACGACACTATCACTGTATGCTTTGGACTCAAGATCTCACAACTGGTTGATGTG GATGAAAAGAACCAACTGATGACTACAAATGTCTGGCTCTGGCAG gagTGGATTGACGTGAAGCTGAAGTGGAATCCAGATGACTATGGAGGTATTACATCCATTAGAGTGCCTTCAGAGACAATATGGCTGCCTGACATCGTCCTGTATGAAAA TGCGGACGGTCGCTTCGAGGGTTCCCTGATGACCAAAGCCATTGTGCGTTGGGATGGTACCATAACATGGACTCCCCCCGCCAGCTACAAGTCCTCCTGCACCATGGATGTCACCTTCTTCCCATTTGACCGACAGAACTGCTCCATGAAGTTTGGCTCCTGGACTTACGATGGAAACATGGTGGACCTGGTCCTGGTGGATCACTACGTGGACCGTAAAGACTTTTTCGATAACGGCGAGTGGGAGATCCTTAATGCCACAGGAGTAAGGGGAAGCAGGATCGACGGGGTGTATTGGTACCCATTTGTCACATACTCCTTCATCCTCAAGAGATTGCCCTTGTTCTACACCCTGTTCCTCATCATCCCATGCCTCGGCCTCTCCTTTCTGACTGTGCTGGTGTTTTATTTGCCGTCAGACGAAGGAGAGAAACTGTCACTTTCCACATCAGTGCTGGTGTCGCTCACTGTGTTCCTCTTGGTCATAGAAGAAATAATCCCTTCATCCTCGAAG GTGATCCCACTGATCGGAGAATACCTTCTCTTCATCATGATCTTTGTCACTTTCTCCATCATCGTCACCGTCTTTGTCATCAACGTCCACCACCGTTCCTCTGCTTCTTACCACCCCATGGCCCCCTGGGTAAAGAGCCTCTTCCTTCAGAGACTGCCCAGGCTGCTGTGTATGAGAGGGCACACTGACAG ATACCACTTTCCAGATATGGAGATGCGCAGCCCGGAGCTGAAGGCCCGTAAaggtctggggaggaggggggatcCTAGCCAGCAGAGAAGCCCCCTTGCAGGAAAAGAGGACGAGAACCAAGCCTGGCTGGCCATGCTGGAGAAAGCAACCAGTTCAGTTCGCTACATCAGCCGTCACATCAAAAAGGAGCACTTCATACGGGAG gTTGTTCAAGACTGGAAGTTCGTGGCTCAGGTGTTGGACAGGATTTTCCTGTGGGCTTTTCTTACAGTGGCAATACTTGGAACAGTCCTGATCTTCACGCCTGCTCTGCAGATGTATTTCAGCACACcgtga